In Populus alba chromosome 1, ASM523922v2, whole genome shotgun sequence, a single window of DNA contains:
- the LOC118029131 gene encoding metallothionein-like protein type 2 → MSGSGCSCGSDCKCGSGCKCGMYPDLGISESTTTETIIAGFAPVQMFYERSEMNSGAENGCKCGSSCTCDPCSCK, encoded by the exons ATGTCTGGATCAGGTTGTAGCTGTGGATCTGACTGCAAGTGCGGCAGTGGCTGCAA ATGTGGCATGTACCCTGACCTAGGTATCTCAGAAAGCACCACAACTGAGACAATCATTGCAGGTTTTGCACCAGTTCAGAT GTTCTATGAGAGGTCGGAGATGAACTCTGGTGCTGAGAATGGCTGCAAGTGTGGATCAAGCTGCACCTGTGATCCATGCTCTTGCAAATGA
- the LOC118029135 gene encoding uncharacterized protein yields MATAPNAAKVTPAVIVGVGRVGRALQEMGSGQDLLVKRGEPVPLDFEGPILVCTRNDDLDAVLEATPKPRWSDLVFFQNGMLEPWFQSKGLGDADQVLAYFAVSKLGEPPTDGKTDTNPEGLTAAYGKWASAVAARLHAGGLSCKVLDKKAFQKQMLEKLIWISAFMLVGARHSGATVGAVEKEFRYEVSSLITELASAAAAEKGIVFKEAIGERLCAYARAVAHFPTAVKEFKWRNGWFYSLSEKAVSEGKPDPCPYTHRGLKS; encoded by the exons ATGGCCACAGCCCCAAATGCTGCCAAGGTGACCCCAGCCGTGATTGTTGGTGTTGGAAGGGTGGGAAGGGCCTTACAAGAAATGGGCAGTGGTCAGGATTTGCTTGTGAAGAGAGGAGAACCGGTGCCGCTTGATTTTGAGGGTCCCATTTTGGTTTGTACAAGAAATGATGATCTTGATGCTGTTCTCGAAGCTACACCCAAGCCTAGATGGAGCG atttggtttttttccagAATGGGATGCTGGAGCCATGGTTTCAAAGTAAAGGTCTTGGTGATGCAGACCAAGTGCTGGCATATTTTGCTGTATCAAAGCTTGGAGAACCTCCTACTGATGGAAAGACTGATACCAATCCTGAAGGACTGACTGCAGCATATGGGAAATGGGCATCTGCAGTAGCTGCTAGATTGCATGCTGGAGGGCTGTCCTGTAAG GTTCTTGACAAGAAAGCTTTTCAGAAGCAAATGTTAGAGAAGCTGATCTGGATCTCAGCATTCATGCTTGTTGGAGCTCGTCATTCAGGGGCAACTGTTGGTGCCGTGGAGAAAGAATTCCGCTATGAG GTGTCTAGCCTTATTACAGAACTTGCTTCTGCAGCAGCTGCAGAAAAAGGAATAGTATTTAAAGAAGCTATCGGGGAAAGATTATGTGCCTATGCACGCGCTGTTGCCCACTTCCCAACAGCTGTTAAGGAG TTTAAATGGAGGAATGGCTGGTTCTATTCTCTCTCCGAGAAGGCGGTTTCTGAAGGGAAGCCTGATCCATGCCCCTACACACATCGTGGCTTAAAGAGTTAA
- the LOC140954286 gene encoding wall-associated receptor kinase-like 1: MVWKLVFQLMLMMLMFQLAAAAAPIARSGCPDRCGDISIPYPFGIGKDCCMNEWFAIECNATFNPARAFISGINMEVLNISAERATVTVKSPIISSNCTGREDGVTLNFTGTPFVFSRNYDVFIAVGCNTQALMTGITPSLIGCESTCSDVKSKNFCQASPPSFLQVFNPKLEATDDNQDREGCKLAFLVNQTWFESNVSDPFSLQYRDYVPAELGWTTNVNSDDPVHCRGYYNESFRSECVCGWGYEGIPYLGCIVIGAVVLALSSLMGIWWLYKLVKKWQKIELKKKFFKRNGGLLLQQELRAAEGGQGTVYKGMLADGRIVAVKKSVVVDEGKLEEFINETEVPLLVYEFIPNGNLYKYIHDQNEDLLLSWEMRLRIAIEVAGALSYLHSATSIPIYHRDIKSTNILLDEKYRAKVSDFGSSRSISIDQTHLTTLVQGTFGYLDPEYFQSSQFTEKSDVYSFGVVLVELISGQKPIFSVSQTETRSLATHFIMLMEDNRLSDILDARVKEGCQSEEVISVANLAKRCLNLNGKNRPTMREVTSELERINGLSQKELNIQENCKISKNTMDDASNDWDAVSTSISGEFDTGRTTSSDGAVSGAGYQTGGAESSRA, encoded by the exons ATGGTTTGGAAATTGGTGTTTCAATTAATGTTGATGATGCTAATGTTTCaactagcagcagcagcagcaccgaTCGCAAGGTCTGGTTGTCCAGATCGTTGTGGAGACATCAGCATTCCATACCCCTTCGGAATAGGAAAAGATTGCTGCATGAACGAATGGTTCGCCATAGAATGCAATGCAACTTTCAACCCTGCTAGAGCTTTTATAAGTGGAATCAACATGGAGGTGCTGAATATTTCAGCTGAAAGAGCCACTGTTACTGTCAAAAGTCCAATAATATCCTCGAATTGTACTGGCAGGGAAGATGGTGTAACTCTGAATTTCACTGGAACTCCTTTTGTCTTCTCCAGAAACTATGATGTATTCATCGCAGTAGGTTGTAATACTCAAGCTCTAATGACCGGAATCACGCCAAGTCTCATCGGTTGTGAGTCTACCTGCAGTGACGTAAAGAGTAAAAATTTCTGCCAGGCTTCACCCCCATCATTCCTTCAGGTTTTCAATCCAAAATTAGAAGCTACAGATGATAATCAAGATAGAGAAGGATGCAAGCTGGCCTTCCTGGTGAACCAGACATGGTTCGAATCGAATGTCAGCGATCCATTCTCGTTGCAATATAGAGATTATGTTCCAGCAGAGCTTGGTTGGACAACGAATGTGAATTCTGATGATCCCGTGCATTGCAGAGGATATTACAATGAGTCTTTTCGATCCGaatgtgtgtgtggttggggCTATGAGGGCATCCCTTACCTTGGATGCATAG TTATAGGCGCAGTTGTCCTGGCATTGTCATCGCTGATGGGCATTTGGTGGTTGTATAAACTTGTAAAGAAATGGCAAAAGATTGAACTCAAAAAGAAATTCTTCAAACGAAACGGTGGGCTATTGTTACAGCAGGAATTACGTGCTGCTGAAG GTGGTCAAGGCACAGTTTATAAAGGGATGTTAGCAGATGGAAGGATTGTTGCTGTTAAGAAGTCCGTGGTCGTTGATGAAGGAAAGCTTGAAGAATTTATCAATGAG ACTGAAGTTCCGTTGCTAGTCTATGAGTTCATTCCCAATGGAAATCTTTACAAGTATATCCATGATCAAAACGAAGATCTCTTGTTATCTTGGGAGATGCGATTACGGATTGCCATTGAAGTTGCCGGAGCACTTTCCTATCTACACTCAGCAACATCCATTCCGATTTATCACCGTGATATCAAGTCTACAAACATACTCCTAGATGAGAAATACAGAGCAAAAGTATCTGATTTTGGATCTTCAAGATCTATATCCATCGATCAAACTCACTTGACCACTCTTGTGCAAGGTACTTTTGGCTACTTGGATCCCGAGTACTTCCAGTCTAGTCAATTTACAGAAAAGAGTGATGTTTATAGCTTTGGAGTGGTTCTGGTTGAGCTCATAAGCGGACAAAAACCGATATTTTCTGTAAGTCAGACAGAGACTAGAAGTTTAGCCACGCATTTTATTATGTTGATGGAAGACAATAGACTGTCTGATATTCTTGATGCTAGAGTTAAGGAGGGCTGTCAGAGTGAAGAAGTTATCTCTGTTGCTAATCTTGCGAAAAGATGCTTGAATTTGAATGGGAAAAATCGACCTACAATGCGAGAAGTCACATCAGAGTTGGAGAGGATAAATGGATTGTCTCAAAAAGAGCTAAATATTCAAGAGAActgtaaaatatcaaaaaacaccATGGATGATGCAAGCAATGATTGGGATGCAGTTTCGACATCAATCAGTGGTGAATTTGATACTGGCAGGACTACATCATCCGATG GAGCTGTGTCTGGAGCTGGTTATCAGACAGGAGGAGCTGAGTCATCCCGAGCATAA